In the genome of Thermodesulfobacteriota bacterium, the window TTGACCCAGACCGGGCAGCGGAACCCGACAATCTGGCCGGGAATATCTTGCAGATGAAACTCCGGTTGATTACTGGTGACCTCGGCAAGGGGCGGATAGGGCTTTTCCTGGGCGGGTACGCTGCGAGTGTGCATGCGTGAAAAGATTCCCCTGATGCTGACGGCGCAGAACAGGTTCGGGTTAGGCACCGCTTCATCCAGGACCCGCTGAACCGCCGCGTAGTCCGACCCCTGGTCAAAAGCGACCTTGCGGTCGGGGGAAAAAGCGCAGACCGCGGCAAAAGGAGTGGTCAGTGTCTTGTCCGGGGTGTAAACCTTTCCGTCGGCTTTGACCTGGTAAATCCGGCCGCCCGCCAGGACCATTTCTCCGTCCAGACGGTCAAAGGTGCCGATGCCCAGGTCGCCGTGCGAAAGCAGATCGTCGCAGGTCATGGATCCGTCATAGGCCCCGGCCAGCAGGGCGTCGATGGTGGAGGTTTGCGTGATGGTGTCCCGGGGAGGCAGCGACGAGCAGGCCGCCGTCAGCAGGACCGAACCGACAAACAGGAGGGCCGCGTAACGTTTCATTACCGGAGGTATCCTTAAATTAAGCGTTTTTCTCATATCTTTATGTTGCCGGCCGGATTCTGTCAAGGACAGGACCGGTTGCGACCCGGACGAAAGAAAGCCCGGTTGTTTTTAATCCGGACCTTTCCCCGGGCACACTTCGTGCTTATTTTTGTTTTGACGATAAACATAAACATAATGAAAAGGACGTCTCTTTCAGAGACGGCAGAAAGAGGGAAAGATGAATATGATTACAACCGATGCTTTAGCATCCATGCAGTTTGCGTTAAAATGGAATCATGGTCAGGTGTCTCACACCGACGGATATTTCGCCCGCAAGGTGAACATGTGGCGGGACTGCTTCCCTAAACCCCTTTATGACGCGCTGATCGGCCGGGAAAACGGCGCCACCATAACGCTGGATAAAATTCCGGGCGGCAGCCTGCCGGCCTTCAATCCGAACCAGGTCGTCACCCTGCCGCTTGACCGCTTTAACCGCAAATTCCGCGACAACGTGCTGGTTCCCCGCTACGGCCGGTTTTACCCCAAAGGGGCGCTGTCCGGGGTGGCGAATATTTTTCCCGACAACATGGCGCCTTTCCGGTACGGCCCTGCGGACGGAACCGTGTTTGAAGCCGATCTGAATCATCCCCTGGCCGGACGGGAGGTGGCCTTGTCCGTCCGCATCGATAAAATTTTCGATAAAATCGACGAGCGGGGCGGCACCTGCGTTGACTGGATAGAGACCGTCAGCGACGGTGGTCCGGGCATGCAGGCCCGTATGAACGGCCGGCCCACGGACTTCTTTTCGGGCGCGCCGTTTGAGCGTCCGGACAACCGGCCGGACAAGGTGTTTTATGAAACACCCCGGATGGTGGATCATCTCGACGCCAAGGCCCGGGAACTGATCACGGGATTATACGCCCGCCTGCTGCCGCCGGGCGGCGCCGTGCTGGACCTGATGAGCTCATGGAACTCCCACCTGCCGGCGGACATGGCCTTTTCCCGGGTGACCGGACTGGGCCTGAACGAGCAGGAACTGGCGGCCAACCCCCGCTTGGCCGATTACACGGTCCGGGATTTGAACGCCGATCCGACACTGCCTTACGACGACGGCGCCTTTAGCGCCGTGATCTGTTCGGCTTCGGTGGAATACCTGATCTCACCGCTGGCCGTGTTTGACGAAGTCGCCCGGGTGCTGGCGCCCGGCGGCGTTTTTATCGTCACCTTTTCCAACCGCTGGTTCCCGCCCAAGGCCATCAGCCTCTGGACAACCTGTCATGAATTTGAACGGTTGGGGCTGGCTACCGAATATTTCCTTCAATCCGGAAAATATGATAAGTTACACACGTGGTCCATGCGGGGTTACCCGCGTCCGGCCGATGACAAATATTACCCCGAACAACCGCTGTCCGATCCGGTTTATGCGGTCTGGGGATACAGAAAATAACCGGTAATCGAAGAGGGAGCGATGGATGGATTTGCTTGATTATTTCGAAAAAACAAAAGGTCTGGGGGTACTGGCCACAGCCGACGGTGAAGGCCATGTCAACGCGGCCATTTACTCCCGGCCGCATATCATGGAAAACAACACGGCCGGGTTCATCATGCGGGACCGACTGACCCACGACAATCTGCAAAGCAATTTCCGGGCCGCTTACCTGTTCAAAGAAGACGGGCCGGGATACACCGGCAAGCGGCTTTACCTTGAAAAACTCTCCGAAGAAATGGACACGCCCCGCGTCAATGAACTCAAGCGGCGTGTCCTTTCTCCTGCAAGCGACGCGGAAAAAGGCCATAAGTTCCTGGTGATCTTCAAGATAACCAAAGTGCTGCCGCTGATCGGGGGCGTCGAAGAGGAGTAATAGTGGGACGGCATCATCTGGTTCTGGGCGAACTGACCGATTATGTCACCGGCCGGACAATGGTCGACACCCACGACGAACGGGCCCGGCAGGCCATTGCCCGGATGCTGGTGGATGAAAAAGGCTATGACCGGGCCGACCTCACGGTCGGAACCACCCTGCCCCTGACCGTCAACGGGCAGTCCGGCACGGTCCGGGTTGACTTTGTCGTTGGCTTGAACGGCCGGGCGGTGATGGCGGTGATTTACGGTCCCGGTGCCATTGTCTCCCGGCAGCGGCCGGCCCTGGCCGCGGCCCGCCTGCTGGAGCCGTACGTCATTCCCCGCACTGTCATTTCCAACGGCCGGGAGGCTCATGTCATGGACACCCGCACCGGCAAGGTGATCGCCGAGGGACTGGACGCCATCCCTTCAAAGCAGGACCTCCTGACAAAAATGGATTTGCTGACATTTGACACCCTCTCCCCGGACCGGATCGACAAGGAGAGACGGATTCTCTTCTGTATGGAAGTGTTGTCGGAAAAAGAGTGTGACGAGTATGTCTGTCGTTGTTAATAATGAATGAACCAAAACCACATAAATCCATGACCCGACCCATGATCCGCCTGGAAAACGGCGACCGCGCCGCGGATCAGGCCGACCTCATCGTGGAGGAGCCCCTCTCCATCCGCATCGACGGCCAGCCGTATGCGGTGGTCATGCGCACTCCCGGCGACGAAACCGGTCATGTGGCCGGGTTCTGCCTGGCCGAAGGGCTGATCGACCGGCCCGAGGATATCGCCACCATCGGGTTCTGTGCCGAGGAAGGCACCAACGTGGCCACGGTGACGCTGACCCCGGAGCGACGCGCCGCTGTTGACGGCCTGCTGGCGCGCAAGGGCTTTGTCAGCCAGACCAGCTGCGGCATCTGCGGCAAGGAGGTTGTCCGGGACATGCAGCAGATTCTCCGGCCGCTGTCCGCCAATGTTCGATTTTCAAGCGGACAGATCATGGCGGCCCTGGACCTGCTCGCTTCCAGCCAGAAGCTGTATCAATCCAGCCGGGGCGCTCATGCCGCCCTTATCGTGGACGCTCAGGGCCGGCTTCTCGCCTTTGCCGAGGACGTCGGCCGGCATAACGCCCTGGACAAGGCGGTCGGGCGGGTTTTTCTGGACCGGGGCCTTAACGCCGCGGCCATGGGACTCATGTCCTCACGGATGAGCTACGAACTGGTTCAGAAGGCGGCCCGGGCCGGGCTGGAGATTCTGGCAGGGTTTTCCCGGCCGACCTCCCTGGCCGTGGACCTGGCCCTGACAGTCAACATGACGCTGATCTGTTTTCAGGATAACCGGCTGCTGGTTTTTTCGGGACCGGAAAGGATTATTTAATTTCAACACACACGGGAGTTGAGATGACGGACATAAAACCGGTTCAGCAATCAGTTGACATCGATGATACGCGGATTCAATACCTGCTTTATGACGGGCAGGGACCGGCCATGATTTTTCTGCACGCCACCGGCTTCATGCCCTGGATCTGGCATCCCATTGCCCGGGAATTTGCCGCCGGCCACCGG includes:
- the budA gene encoding acetolactate decarboxylase, with amino-acid sequence MKRYAALLFVGSVLLTAACSSLPPRDTITQTSTIDALLAGAYDGSMTCDDLLSHGDLGIGTFDRLDGEMVLAGGRIYQVKADGKVYTPDKTLTTPFAAVCAFSPDRKVAFDQGSDYAAVQRVLDEAVPNPNLFCAVSIRGIFSRMHTRSVPAQEKPYPPLAEVTSNQPEFHLQDIPGQIVGFRCPVWVKGINVPGYHLHFISDDRTVGGHILGFEMAEGRGAVDICHRLLLILPGGDEMFGAADLTRDRAGELEAVEK
- a CDS encoding class I SAM-dependent methyltransferase, which codes for MNMITTDALASMQFALKWNHGQVSHTDGYFARKVNMWRDCFPKPLYDALIGRENGATITLDKIPGGSLPAFNPNQVVTLPLDRFNRKFRDNVLVPRYGRFYPKGALSGVANIFPDNMAPFRYGPADGTVFEADLNHPLAGREVALSVRIDKIFDKIDERGGTCVDWIETVSDGGPGMQARMNGRPTDFFSGAPFERPDNRPDKVFYETPRMVDHLDAKARELITGLYARLLPPGGAVLDLMSSWNSHLPADMAFSRVTGLGLNEQELAANPRLADYTVRDLNADPTLPYDDGAFSAVICSASVEYLISPLAVFDEVARVLAPGGVFIVTFSNRWFPPKAISLWTTCHEFERLGLATEYFLQSGKYDKLHTWSMRGYPRPADDKYYPEQPLSDPVYAVWGYRK
- a CDS encoding pyridoxamine 5'-phosphate oxidase family protein, whose translation is MDLLDYFEKTKGLGVLATADGEGHVNAAIYSRPHIMENNTAGFIMRDRLTHDNLQSNFRAAYLFKEDGPGYTGKRLYLEKLSEEMDTPRVNELKRRVLSPASDAEKGHKFLVIFKITKVLPLIGGVEEE
- a CDS encoding type I restriction enzyme HsdR N-terminal domain-containing protein, which encodes MGRHHLVLGELTDYVTGRTMVDTHDERARQAIARMLVDEKGYDRADLTVGTTLPLTVNGQSGTVRVDFVVGLNGRAVMAVIYGPGAIVSRQRPALAAARLLEPYVIPRTVISNGREAHVMDTRTGKVIAEGLDAIPSKQDLLTKMDLLTFDTLSPDRIDKERRILFCMEVLSEKECDEYVCRC
- the fdhD gene encoding formate dehydrogenase accessory sulfurtransferase FdhD: MTRPMIRLENGDRAADQADLIVEEPLSIRIDGQPYAVVMRTPGDETGHVAGFCLAEGLIDRPEDIATIGFCAEEGTNVATVTLTPERRAAVDGLLARKGFVSQTSCGICGKEVVRDMQQILRPLSANVRFSSGQIMAALDLLASSQKLYQSSRGAHAALIVDAQGRLLAFAEDVGRHNALDKAVGRVFLDRGLNAAAMGLMSSRMSYELVQKAARAGLEILAGFSRPTSLAVDLALTVNMTLICFQDNRLLVFSGPERII